The window TAAAGGAAATGTGATGACACCAGAAATGTTGAGCAGCATGACCGAAAACCCAATCGTTTTTGCATTGGCAAATCCGGATCCTGAGATTGCTTACGACTTGGCACTTTCTACAAGAAAAGATGTCATCATGGCGACAGGAAGGAGTGATTATCCTAATCAGGTAAACAATGTTCTTGGTTTTCCATATATTTTCCGTGGTGCATTAGATGTTCAGGCAAAGGGGATTAATGAAGAAATGAAATTGGCTGCAGTTCATGCGATTGCCGATTTGGCTAAAGAACCGGTTCCTGAAGCTGTAATTTTGGCTTATAATGTTAAGAATTTACAGTTTGGAAGAGAATATTTTATTCCTAAACCATTCGATAACAGATTAATTACCAAAGTATCAAGCGCGGTTGCAAAAGCGGCTATTGACAGCGGTGTTGCAAGAAAAACGATTGCAGACTTCGACGAATACGAAAATCAGCTTCTCGACAGAATGGGAAGAGATGAGAAGTTGGTAAGAATGATGCAAAACCGTGCAAAAGCTAATCCAAAAAGAATTACTTTAGGAAACGCTGAAGAATATAATGTTCTGAAAGCTGCACAGATTTTATATGAAGAAGGAATTGCTCATCCTATTCTTTTAGGAGACAAAAAGTATGTGAAAGAGCAAATGGAACGTTTCGGAATCAACATTGATGTTCCGATTATCGATCCTAGTGATGACGACCAGAAAGAAAACAGAAAGAAGTACAGAGATACCCTTTGGAAACTTCGTCAGAGAAAAGGAATGAACGAATACAAAGCGAAAAGACACGTTCGTCAGAGAGACTATTTTGGTCCTTTGATGTTGAAACATGGCGATACAGACGGATTGATTATTGGTTTTTCTAAAAATTATGTTTCTACATTAAGACCTGTTTTAGAAGTTATCGAAAAAGATAAAGGGGTTGAAAAAGTAGCGGCAATGATGATGATTTTGTCTGAAAAGAAACCTATTTTCTTCGCAGATACTTCGATTAATCAAAATCCTACTGCTGAAGATTTGGTGAATATTGCTAAAATGGCAGAGCATACTGTGAAGTCATTCGCTATAGAACCAAGAATCGCAATGTTAGGTTTTGAAAACTTCGCTGCAATTTCTGATACTTCCAAAAAAGTAGCAAAAGCAGTAAGTATTCTTCATGAGAAATTCCCGAAAATGATTGTGGATGGAGAAATTCAGCCTGATTTTGCAATGAATGCTGATCATTTAAGTGATTACCCATTCTCAAAATTAGGAACAACTCCGGCAAACACATTCGTGTTCCCGAACCTTGAATCTGCAAACTTATCATACAAGATCATCAGAGGAATGAAGGTTGCGCAAGTAATCGGACCCATCTTGATGGGACTGAAACAACCGGTTCACGTTTTACAAATGCGTTCAAGCGTTGATGAAATTGTTAACTTGGCAACAGTTGCAGTTTTAGATGCCCAGAGAAGAGAAGCTAAAAAATAATTTTTGATTAAAGTCCCGAAGGGACGACCTAATAAAGGATAGGATAGAATCCCATCAATCAAAAATATTAAAGATAAAAAGTCGGACAGAATTCAACGAATTCTGCCCGACTTTTGTTTTTATGTAAGTTGCATTTTTTGTTTAGAAATCCCCTTCCTTAATATAATAAACGTAGTCACTCCCACAATGACTTCTATTAAAGCGCTTCCCCAATAAATACTTTTCACTCCAAAATAATAAGGAAGAATAAGCATTAGTGGAATATAAAGAATAAGTTGCCGCAAAAAAACTAAGAAACTCGCTTTTTTACTATCGTTCACTGCAGGATAATAAGAAAGAGCTAAAACGGTAATCGGTAATATCGGAAGTACAGAGAAAAATAATCTGAAATCCTGAATCTGACTTGCATTTACCGTATATCCCGGAAGCATTAATCCAATTAACTGTTCCGGAAATAGTAAAGCGATTAAAAAGAAAGGCGAAAGTATTGCAACTCCTGCTAAAATGTAGGTTTTTAAAAATTGTCTTGCTCTTTCAAATTGTCCGGCTCCGAAATTAATTCCGACAACAGGTTGTAAACCTCGCATCAATCCAAATAAAGGCGTTAATAAGAACAGAAAAAACCGATTCAAAACGGTGAAAAAAGAAATGTCGTCTTCCGTTCCGTAAGAAGCAATCGCATTAAAAATAATAATACTCTGTACAACTCCCATTACCGATAAAATCATTTCGGGAACCCCCAACTTTAAAATTCTTTTTCCAATTTCGGGATTGTAGGAAACCGATTTCCAATTGGTCTTGAAAGAACTTTTTCCTTTAGCATAATAATAAAATCCTAGTAAAGAATAAATCAGCATTCCACAATTGGTTGCCCAAGCTGCGCCAGAAACTCCCATCCCGAAAGTTGAAATAAAAATTGGTTTTAAAATAATATCGATGACTAATCCGATTGCAATCATCATTGCAGCGGTTTTCATTTTTCCTTCTGCACGAATTAGCATATTTAACGCTAAACCATAGATCCAGAAAATAGTTCCAATCAATGTAACTCGAAAATATTCAACGGCAATAGTTTGTAATTCTCCTTTTGCACCCATCATCGCCATCAATTCATGAGCAAAAATATAAGCCGGAACTGTACAAATTAATGAGAAAAATATACATAGAAAGTTGAAGCTTCCAAAGAGTTTATATAATTTATCCTGTCTGTTTTCGCCAATCCAAATACTTACTGCTGCACCTGCGCCAATTCCTACCAATCTTCCAAATCCTAAAACAATTTGCGACAACGGAAAAGCCATTCCTACGGCAGCGAGAGCTTTCGTATTAATTAAATAACCAACGAAAATGGCATCCAGAAAATTATTTATTCCATATAAAACAATCGCCGCAACGGCAGGCCATGAAGTTTCCCACATGACCTTTTTTAAGTCACCTTTTAAGATGAATGTTTTGCGATCCATTCTTTCGATGTATTGAATTGCTGAAAGGCAATGCGTTTTTCAACTTTATAAATTTCTTTTCCGGCGATAGAATTAATGATAATCGCATTTCTGTAAGCACACATTCCTAAATCCGGAGTTCCAAAACCATGGGTGTGAAGTTCTGCATTTTGAACAAAGATGTTTTCTTCATTATCGATGGTGTAATATCGACTTACATCAAATAGACCGTCTTCGTTTCTTTGAATTTGATTTTCGATTCCTTTCAAAAATTTCGGCTCATTATAGGTATATCCTGTTGCCAAGATCACATAATCTGAAGTGTGACTGAAAGTAGTTTCATCCTGAACATGAGTCAAATTAAGAACATAAGAGTTTCCTTCAGGAGAAATAGAATCCAGTTGGCAACTTGGTTTTAATTCTACCTTTAAAGGAACATTTCCAACACTCATTTCGTACATCGTATCAAAAATATCGTTGATTAGGTCAAAATTAATTCCTTTATAAAGCGGATGTTGTTTCGCTAAAATACTTTTACGCTGATTGGAAGGCATCTGATAAAAATGGTCAACATATTCCGGTGAAGTCAATTCTAATGTCAGTTTCGAATATTCCATCGGGAAAAATCGGTCAGGTCTTGTAAACCAACTCATGAATAAATTATCATCTGTTTCCGGAAGAAGATCCTGGAAAATTTCGGCAGCACTTTGCCCGGAACCGATAATAGAAACCGATCTTGAATTTAAAATTTCTTCTTTGTGATTTAAATATTCTGAAGTATGAATGACATTCGGATAGTTTTTATCTTTCATAAATTCAGGCAACTTTGGTTGAGTTCCTGTTCCTAAAGAAAGTTTTTTCGTATAATATTTTGTAACATCATTGTTTTTTAGATCTAAAACTTCGATGATGTAAAGCTTTTCCGATTCATCAAAACTAATATTTTCAACTTTTTTTCCGAAAAGACAATTTTCCAATTGATTGGCTGTCCATTGGCAATACAGATTGTATTCTTTTCTTAAAATAAAGAAATCTTCTCTAATGAAAAATTTATACAAACGGTCGGTTTCCTTTAAGAAATTCAGAAAACTATATTTACTTTTCGGATCTGCCATTGTCACCAAATCTGCCATAAAAGGAACTTGCAATGTTGCATTATCAAGCATCAAACCGGGATGCCAATCGAAACCTTCTGCCTGATCTAAAAAAAGTGAATCGATAGATTCTACAGGTTCTAAAAGTGCAGCCAATCCAAGATTAAAAGGACCAATTCCGATCCCGATGATATCGTATATTTTGTTGTTTTCCAATGTTTTGTTGTTTTTTGAAATTTTAATAAGTAGCATTTGTCATTCTGAAAGAATCTAAACAATGTATTTAAGATTTGAACTGAGATTCCTAGGGAATGACAAACTTGCTGTTTATATTTTATGCATTTTTCCCTTCCAGTCTGCTTTCCGGGCATTTATCCCAATATCCTTCACGCGTACAGAAAGTAAGATAAGCGGTTTTATGAGGCATTTCAATCACACCTTCTCGAGTGTACCCTAATTTCGTAATAATCCTATCCGTCGGAACTGCATCAACAGATGCTTCACCTATACATTTTCCAACTTCAGGAAGCATAAAAATATAATCTAAAGCAACCTGAAATGATTGGAAAGAAAACTTCTTCTCTTTCTGAGTTTCCGCAACGAAAAAGTGAGTACCGTAATCGGTAGGAAGCGCATTGTAATAAGCTCCCACAACATCTCTCATTGGCCAATAAGGTTCAAAGCTGAACTGCGGAATATCATTTACATAACCGATAAAACTGTGCTGCTCGTCACTTGGAAGAATCGTTCTAAACCAAAGTTCTAAATCTCTTTTCGGACCATCCATTTTCCAGAAAGGTTTTGCATGTTCCATATTGAACCATTCGTGAATCATTTCAAAATCATTTTCAATGTCGAAGGGACGAATGCTTATGTTTACATTGTCTTCTTCAAAATATCTTGAATAAACGATTTCCATGGTTTCAGGTTTGATTAATTTATTTGAGAAAAAATATTTGTTTAAAGGATTTGGTGTGTCAAGGAAAACGGCAGGATATTCAAGATTTTCGTCTGCTTCGTTAATGTTTTGTAAACTTGTAATTAAATTTCCTTTCGTGTACCAACTTCTTTTGTTGATGATGTAATCTACCAATCCTGTTTCGTCTTCATTTTCAAGTTCTTTAAATGATTTATAAACCAGA is drawn from Chryseobacterium muglaense and contains these coding sequences:
- a CDS encoding NADP-dependent malic enzyme; translated protein: MSSKTHRDEKNFSQAALDYHKAEPKGKIEVIPSKPHSSQRDLSLAYSPGVAVPCMEIHHNPETVYDYTGKGNLVAVISNGTAVLGLGDIGAEASKPVMEGKGLLFKIFADINVFDIEIDEKDPDKFIQIVKGIAPTFGGINLEDIKAPEAFYIEQKLKEELDIPLMHDDQHGTAIISAAALINALQIANKKIEEVKMVVNGAGAAAIACTNLYISLGLKRENVLMCDSKGVINHKRENLTPEKLDFIAQTDIETLEDAVKGSDVFIGLSKGNVMTPEMLSSMTENPIVFALANPDPEIAYDLALSTRKDVIMATGRSDYPNQVNNVLGFPYIFRGALDVQAKGINEEMKLAAVHAIADLAKEPVPEAVILAYNVKNLQFGREYFIPKPFDNRLITKVSSAVAKAAIDSGVARKTIADFDEYENQLLDRMGRDEKLVRMMQNRAKANPKRITLGNAEEYNVLKAAQILYEEGIAHPILLGDKKYVKEQMERFGINIDVPIIDPSDDDQKENRKKYRDTLWKLRQRKGMNEYKAKRHVRQRDYFGPLMLKHGDTDGLIIGFSKNYVSTLRPVLEVIEKDKGVEKVAAMMMILSEKKPIFFADTSINQNPTAEDLVNIAKMAEHTVKSFAIEPRIAMLGFENFAAISDTSKKVAKAVSILHEKFPKMIVDGEIQPDFAMNADHLSDYPFSKLGTTPANTFVFPNLESANLSYKIIRGMKVAQVIGPILMGLKQPVHVLQMRSSVDEIVNLATVAVLDAQRREAKK
- a CDS encoding MATE family efflux transporter encodes the protein MDRKTFILKGDLKKVMWETSWPAVAAIVLYGINNFLDAIFVGYLINTKALAAVGMAFPLSQIVLGFGRLVGIGAGAAVSIWIGENRQDKLYKLFGSFNFLCIFFSLICTVPAYIFAHELMAMMGAKGELQTIAVEYFRVTLIGTIFWIYGLALNMLIRAEGKMKTAAMMIAIGLVIDIILKPIFISTFGMGVSGAAWATNCGMLIYSLLGFYYYAKGKSSFKTNWKSVSYNPEIGKRILKLGVPEMILSVMGVVQSIIIFNAIASYGTEDDISFFTVLNRFFLFLLTPLFGLMRGLQPVVGINFGAGQFERARQFLKTYILAGVAILSPFFLIALLFPEQLIGLMLPGYTVNASQIQDFRLFFSVLPILPITVLALSYYPAVNDSKKASFLVFLRQLILYIPLMLILPYYFGVKSIYWGSALIEVIVGVTTFIILRKGISKQKMQLT
- a CDS encoding lysine N(6)-hydroxylase/L-ornithine N(5)-oxygenase family protein gives rise to the protein MLLIKISKNNKTLENNKIYDIIGIGIGPFNLGLAALLEPVESIDSLFLDQAEGFDWHPGLMLDNATLQVPFMADLVTMADPKSKYSFLNFLKETDRLYKFFIREDFFILRKEYNLYCQWTANQLENCLFGKKVENISFDESEKLYIIEVLDLKNNDVTKYYTKKLSLGTGTQPKLPEFMKDKNYPNVIHTSEYLNHKEEILNSRSVSIIGSGQSAAEIFQDLLPETDDNLFMSWFTRPDRFFPMEYSKLTLELTSPEYVDHFYQMPSNQRKSILAKQHPLYKGINFDLINDIFDTMYEMSVGNVPLKVELKPSCQLDSISPEGNSYVLNLTHVQDETTFSHTSDYVILATGYTYNEPKFLKGIENQIQRNEDGLFDVSRYYTIDNEENIFVQNAELHTHGFGTPDLGMCAYRNAIIINSIAGKEIYKVEKRIAFQQFNTSKEWIAKHSS